From the genome of Rathayibacter sp. VKM Ac-2804:
TCAGCCTGCTGCTGGTCTCGGTGCCGATCTTCGTGCTCTGCTTCATCGCGCAGACGTTCTTCGCCGTGCAGCTCGGCTGGTTCCCGCCCACGGTCGGCGGCCAGGCGACGTTCGAGCGGCTGCTGCTGCCGGCCATCGTGCTCGCGCTGTTCGTGGTGGCCTCGGCGATCCGCCTCACCCGCGGCTCCGTCATCGAGACCGCCGGCTCCGATTTCGTGCGCACCGCCTACGGCAAGGGGCTCTCGCGACGACGCGTCATCCCCGTGCACATCCTGCGCAACTCGCTGATCCCCGTCACGACCCAGTTCGGCGCCGACTTCGGCCTGCTGATCGTCGGCGCGACGGTGACCGAGGGCATCTTCAACGTTCCCGGCGTCGGGAACACGCTCTACCAGGCGATCATCCGCGGCGAGCGACCGACCGTCGTCTCCTTCGTCACGGTCATGGTGCTGTTCTACCTCGTGGTGAACATCCTGGTCGACCTGCTCTACGCCGTACTCGACCCGAGGATCCGCTATGCCAAATGAGTTCTCCGGCGGCGCGCAGAAGGCCCGCCGCATCGACCACTTCGTCGCCCCGCTCGAGGAGACGCCGATCGCCACGATCGACGCCGTCTCGCTCGACGACAAGCCCAGCAACCTCTGGACCGACGCCTGGCAGGACCTGCGCAAGCGCCCGATGTTCTGGATCTCGGGGGCGCTGATCCTGCTGATCATCGCCGTCGCGCTGATCCCGTCGCTGTTCACCTCCGTCGACCCCCGCGCCTGCGACCTCGGTCTCAGCAACCAGGGTCCCGGCGACGGCAGCGTCCTGGGCTACACGAAGCAGGGCTGCGACGTGTACTCCCGGATCATCCACGGCACGTCGACCTCGCTCTCCGTCGGCCTCATCGTGATCCTGATCACGACGCTCACCGGCGTCGTCGGCGGCGCGCTGGCCGGCTTCTTCGGCGGCTGGGTCGACACCGTGATCATGCGCGCGGGCGACATCTTCTTCTCGATCCCCTACATCCTCGCCGCGGTCGTCATCATGTCGGTCTTCTCGGCGCACCGGAACGTGTTCGTCATCGCCCTGGCGATCGGCGCGTTCGCGTGGCCCACCACCGCCCGCGTCCTGCGGTCGGAGGTCCTCCGGGTGAAGCAGTCCGACTTCGTCGGCGCCGCGACGGCCACCGGCCTGTCGAGGATGGCGATCCTGTTCCGCCACGTGCTGCCCAACTCCATCGCCCCCGTGATCGTCGTCACGACGATCTCGCTCGGCGCGGCCATCACCGCGGAGGCGACGCTGTCGTTCCTCGGCGTCGGTCTGCCGGGCTCGGTGATGTCGTGGGGCAACGACATCAGCCAGGCGCAGCGCGACCTGCGGACCAACCCGCAGACGCTGATCTACCCGTCCGCCGCGCTGACCATCACCGTGCTGAGCTTCATCCTGATGGGTGAGGCCCTGCGCGACGCGCTCGACCCGAAGGCGAGGGCCCTCCGATGACGAACACGACTCCCACCACGCCGAAGGGCCCGCTGCTCGAGGTCACCGACCTCGAGGTGGGCTTCCAGACCGGCAGCGGACTGGTCAAGGCCCTGCGCGGCGTCAGCCTGACGATCGAGCACGGCCAGACCGTCGCAATCGTCGGCGAGTCCGGCTCCGGCAAGTCGACGACCGCCGCCGCGATCATCGGTCTGCTCCCCGGCAGCGGCAAGGTCACCGCGGGCTCCGTGCTGTTCGACGGCAAGGACCTGGCGAAGGCGACCAGGACCGAGCTCGAGGACATCCGCGGCCGACGCATCGGCTACGTGCCGCAGGACCCGATGTCCAACCTCAACCCGGTCTGGTCGATCGGCTTCCAGGTCGAGGAGACGATCAAGGCCAACGGCCTCGCCTCCGGCCGCAAGGAGGTCCGCGCCAAGGCGATCGAGGTCCTGCAGAACGCCGGACTCGCCGATGCCGAGAAGCGGCTCAAGCAGTTCCCGCACCAGTTCTCGGGCGGCATGCGCCAGCGCGTGCTGATCGGCATCGGCCTGGCCGCGTCGCCGCAGCTGCTCATCGCGGACGAGCCGACCTCGGCGCTCGACGTGACCGTGCAGCGGCGCATCCTCGACCACCTCGAGACCCTGACGAAGACCGACGGCACCGCGCTGCTCTTCATCACGCACGACCTGGGCCTCGCCGCCGAGCGCGCCGAGAAGCTCATCGTCATGTACAAGGGCCGCATCGTCGAGTCCGGCGCCTCGGTGGAGGTGCTGCAGAACCCCCAGCACCCCTACACGCAGCGCCTGATCGCGGCGGCACCGAGCCTCGCCTCGCGGCGCATCCAGTCGACGGCCGGCAGCGCCACGGAGTCGGTGCCCGGCGAGTCCGCGGCCGTCCGCGAGGTCGACCTGGTCGGCGCGGCCGGCGCCCACCACGGCGGCGCGACCACCACCGCGCGGCCGATGATCGAGCTCGACGGCCTCACCAAGGTCTTCAAGATCCGCCGCGGCGGGCTGAAGGCCGAGGACTTCACCGCCGTCGACGACGTGTCGTTCGCGATCCCCAAGGGCACCACCACGGCGCTCGTGGGGGAGTCGGGCTCGGGCAAGTCGACGATCGCCCGCCTCGTGCTGGGGCTCGAGACGGCGACCAGCGGTGCGATCACGATCGACGGCCGTCGCACCGAGAAGCTCAAGGGCAAGGAGATGCTGGCGCTGCGCCGCTCGATGCAGCCGGTGTTCCAGGACCCGTACGGCTCGCTCGACCCGCTGCACAACATCGGCAACACCATCTCGGAGCCGCTGCGCGTGCACAAGGTCGGCGACCGCACCTCGCAGCGCGAGCGGGTCTTCGAGCTGCTCGACCAGGTGTCGCTGCCGCGCGTGATCGCGGGACGCTACCCGAACGAGCTCTCCGGTGGCCAGCGCCAGCGCGTGGCGATCGCCCGCGCACTCGCGCTCAAGCCCGAGATCGTGGTGCTCGACGAGGCGGTGTCGGCCCTGGACGTGCTCGTCCAGGCGCAGATCCTCCGCCTCCTCGCCGATCTGCAGGCCGAGCTCGGGCTCACCTACCTGTTCATCACGCACGACCTGGCGGTGGTCCGCGTGATCGCCGACGACGTCTGCGTGATGCAGAAGGGCCGGATCGTCGAGCACGCCTCGACGGACACCGTGTTCGAGTCGCCGGAGCAGGAGTACACCCGCGAGCTGCTCGCCGCCATCCCGGGCGCCGGCATCGAGTTCGCGGTCTGATCCGCTGAGGACACCCCGCTGAGGGCCCCGTTCCGGAGCCGGCGACACCCGATGTTCATCGGGCCGCCGACCGGAAACGGGGCCCTCCGTCGTCGCGGCGCGCGCCTGCGGTACGATGGAGGGTCCCCCTTACTGCACGAGAACACGAGACGAGTCCGTTCACATGGCAAGTGCCACCCGCTCCGACCTGCGCAACGTCGCGATCGTCGCCCACGTCGACCATGGCAAGACCACCCTGGTGGACGCCATGCTCAAGCAGACGAACTCCTTCGACGCGCACGCCCACGTGGACGAGCGCGCGATGGACTCGAACGAGCTCGAGCGCGAGAAGGGCATCACGATCCTCGCGAAGAACACCGCTGTGTCCTACAGCGGCAAGCACGCGGTCGACGGTCCCATCACCATCAACGTGATCGACACCCCCGGCCACGCCGACTTCGGCGGCGAGGTCGAGCGCGGCCTGTCCATGGTCGACGGCGTCTGCCTCCTCGTCGACGCGTCCGAGGGCCCGCTCCCGCAGACCCGCTTCGTGCTCCGCAAGGCGCTCGAGGCGAAGCTCCCCGTCATCCTCCTGGTCAACAAGACCGACCGTCCCGATGCCCGCATCGACGAGGTCGTCGCCGAGAGCCAGGACCTCCTCCTCGGCCTCGCCTCCGACATGGCGGACGACGTCCCGGACCTCGACCTCGACGCGATCCTCGACGTCCCCGTCGTCTACGCCTCCGGCAAGGCCGGCCGCGCCTCCGCGAACAAGCCGGAGGACGGTACGCTCCCCGACGCCGAGGACCTCGAGCCGCTGTTCGAGGCGATCCTCAAGCACATCCCGGCGCCGACCTTCGACGACGAGGCGCCCCTCCAGGCCCACGTCACCAACCTCGACGCGTCGCCGTTCCTCGGCCGCCTCGCCCTCCTCCGCGTCTTCAACGGCACGATCAAGAAGGGCCAGACCGTCGCCTGGGTCCACCACGACGGCTCGCACACCAACGCGCGCATCACCGAGCTGCTGATCACCAAGGCACTCGACCGCTACCCGGCCGAGACCGCCGGCCCCGGCGACATCGTCGCGATCGCGGGCTTCCCCGAGATCACCATCGGCGAGACCATCGCCGACCCGGAGGACATCCGCCCGCTGCCGGCCATCACGGTCGACGACCCGGCGATCTCGATGACCATCGGCACCAACACCTCGCCGCTGGTCGGCAAGGTCAAGGGCCACAAGCTCACCGCGCGCATGGTGAAGGACCGCCTCGACCGCGAGCTCATCGGAAACGTGTCGCTCAAGGTCCTCGACATCGGCCGTCCCGACTCGTGGGAGGTCCAGGGCCGCGGCGAGCTCGCGCTGGCCATCCTCGTCGAGCAGATGCGCCGCGAGGGCTTCGAGCTCACGGTCGGCAAGCCCCAGGTGGTCACCCGCCAGGTCGACGGCAAGGTGCACGAGCCCTTCGAGCACCTCACCATCGACGCTCCGGAGGAGTACCTCGGCGCGATCACGCAGCTCCTCGCCGCCCGCAAGGGCCGCATGGAGAACATGGCGAACCACGGCACCGGCTGGGTCCGCATGGAGTTCACCGTCCCCTCGCGCGGCCTGATCGGCTTCCGCACCGAGTTCCTCACCACCACCCGCGGCACCGGCATCGCGAACGCGATCCTGCACGGCTACGAGCAGTGGGCCGGCGCCATCGTCACCCGCAACAACGGCTCGATCGTCGCCGACCGCACCGGCGTCGTGACGCCGTTCGCGATCATCGCGCTCCAGGAGCGGATGACCTTCTTCGTGAACCCCACCGAGGAGGTCTACGAGGGCATGGTCATCGGCGAGAACTCGCGCAACGACGACATGGACGTGAACATCACCAAGGAGAAGAAGCTGACCAACATGCGTCAGTCCACCTCCGACACCTTCGAGTCGATGACGCCCTCGCGCCAGCTGACGCTCGAGGAGTGCCTCGAGTTCGCCCGCGAGGACGAGTGCGTCGAGGTCACCCCCGAGATCGTGCGCATCCGCAAGGTCGAGCTGGACGCGAACGCCCGCGCCCGCGCGACCAGCCGCCTCAAGAAGCAGGCCTGATCCCCGGGCGCCCCAGCGGCGCCCGCCACGACGCACGACCGGCCGGAGCCCGCTCCGCCGGTCGTTCGTCGTTCCGGCCCTTCATGCTGGTTGAGCAGCCGCGGAACGCGGCGTATCGAGACCGAGGTCCTGCAGAGCGTTGGTCTCGATACGCCCTCTCCGAGGGCTACTCGACCAGCATGGGCTGCAGCATGCTGGTCGAGTAGCCGCGGAGCGGCGTATCGAGACCACGGGCCTGCAGAGCGTCGGTCTCGATACGCCCTCTGCGAGGGCTACTCGACCAGCATGAAGCGCAGCGCCGTCGCAGACGGCTCGGCCGGCGTGGAGTGCAGCGCCCTCGCATGCTGGTCGGTCGGCCCAGCGCGGGGCCCGCTTCCTGCTGGTCGAGCAGCCGCGGAGCGGCGCATCGAGACCCGTCGTCAGCCCGCCGGCGTCGGCGCGGGCGTCGCGCCCTCCGCCTCCAGCGTCGCGGTGATGAACGCGACGAACGCGTCGGCGTCGTCCGGCTTGCCGGTGTACTGCTCGCCGTTGACGAGCACGGTCGGCGTCGAGCTCAGCTTCGCGACCGAGGAGTTCGCCAGCGCGCCGCTCGTCGCCCGCTTCGTGGCCGCCGCCACCCAGGGCCGGAACTCGCCGCTCGTGATGCACGCCAGCACGTCGTCGTCGGTCACTCCGGCCTCGGTCACCAGCGCCCGCAGCTCGTCGTCGCTCAGCCCGGTCGTCCCCTCGGCCGGCTGCTTCGCGAACAGCGCCTCGTGCACCGCGAGGAACCGGTCCGGATCCTCGTCCGCGACGCAGGCCGCGGCGTTCGCCGCGCGGCTCGAGTACTCCGATCCCGCCGAGGAGGAGTCCAGGATCGCGACCGGATGGATCTCGAGCGTGATCGCCCCCTGCGTCAGCCACGACTGCAGGTTCGCCGCGTTCGCCGTCTCGAACTGCCCGCAGTACGGGCACAGGTAGTCGACGTACAGGTCGACCGTGACGACGCCGCCGGCGCGCGTCGCCGCCTCGTCGGTCGGGACCGGCTCCTCGCCCGCCTCGAGGGGAGCGGTCGTCACCGGCGTGACCGCCGACTCCGCCCCCGCGAGCACGATCCCGTCGCTCAGCATGTTCGCCGGCCCGGTGCTCGCGATCTCCTGCTGCGACCACATGTTCCACGCCACAAGCGCCACGACGGCGAGCACGCCGACCGCCGCACCGCTCTGGCCGAGCACCCGGTTCCGCCGCTTCCGACGCCGCTCCTGCTCGCGCCGCTCCCGCGCCTCGAGGCGGGCGAGCTCCTGTCGCTCGCGCTTCGTCGGCTGGTTCTTCGCACTGTTCCCGGACATCGCCGTCGAGGCTAGGGAGCCGACCTTGCCGCGCTCGGAGAGGCAGCCGCCGACGAGCTGTGCCGGTATGGAGATCCCCTCAGGAACGCCGAGGGCTCAGGCGAACAGCCCCGAGCCGACGAAGTCGCCCTCGTCGCGCACCCCCGGCGGGACCGCGAAGACCGCCGAGCCGACGTGCTTGATGTACTCGTTCAGCGCGTCGCCGGCGAGGTTCTTCTGGATCGCGATGAACTGCTCCGGCGACCGCTGGAACGAGAGGAAGAACAGCCCCGCGTTCAGCCGCCCGAGCTCGTCGTTGCCGTCGACGAAGTTGTAGCCGCGGCGCAGCAGCCGGACCCCGTTGTTCACGGTCGGGTGCGCGAGCCGCACGTGCGACTGCTCGTCGACGAGGGGAGCGCCGGTCGCGCCGGCCGCCGCGAAGTCGGGCTCGGTGAACTCGCCGCCGCCCGAGAGCGGCGCACCGGAGCCTTTGCTCCGGCCGATCACGCGCTCCTGCTCGCCGAGCTGGCTGCGGTCCCAGGTCTCGATGATCATCCGGATCTTGCGCGCCACGAGGTAGCTGCCGCCCGCGAGCCAGGCCGGCCCGTCGGCGTCCTGCACCCAGACGTGCTCCTGCACGGCGTCCGGCTCCTCCGACTTGACGTTGGCCGTGCCGTCCTTGAAGCCGAAGAGGTTCCGCGGAGTCGCCTGCGCCGTCGAGGTGGAGGAGGTGCGGCCGAAGCCGAGCTGCGACCAGCGCAGCGAAGCGCGCCCGAAGGCGATCCGGCTGAGGTTCCGGATGGCGTGCACCGCGACCTGCGGGTCGTCCGCGCAGGCCTGGATGCAGAGGTCGCCGCCGCCCGCGGACGGCACCAGCGCGTCGCCTCGGAAGCGGGGGAGCGCCGCGAGCTCGGCCGGTCGCCGGTCGGCGAGGCCGAAGCGGTCGGCGCCCGACTCGTCGGTGAAGAGCGTCGGACCGAAGCCGAAGGTGAGCGTCAGCGAGGACGCGTCGAGACCGAGCGCCTCGCCCGTGTCGTCGGGCGGAGCCGTGTCCGGTCCGCCGACCGCGCCCTCCTCGCTGACGTCGAGCCCCTGGGTGAGGCGGGCGGCCGCGAGCGTCCAGTCCTGCAGCAGCTCGATCAGGTCGTCGCGCGTGACGCTGGAGGCCAGGTCGAACGCCGCGAAGTGCAGCCGGTCCTGCGCGGCCGTCGTGATGCCGGCCTGATTCGCGCCGAAGAACGGCACGACGCGGGTCGCCGCGGAGGAGGCGGTCGCGCTGGTCGCCGAGGTGACGGCGACCGTCCCGCCGATGCCCGCGGCCAGTCCTGCGGTGCCCGCCGAGACGAGCCCGAGCAGCCCGCGCCGCGAGAGGCGGCGGGGCTGCTCGTCGGGCCGGCCCGACTCGTCGGCGGCGCCGACGGTGTTCTGCTCGGGCTCCACTACTCCGCGGGCTCCTCGACGCCGAGCACCGTGTGCGTGAGCTGGGAGAGCGGCTCGGACAGGGCGTTCACCTGGTCGGAGAGCTCCTTCTTCTGCTCGGCGGTGACGCTCGAGTAGGCGACGAAGCCGGAGTCGATCGAGCCGTACTGCGCGAGCATCGCGTCGAGCTCGGCGAAGCGCCGGCCGATGTCCGCGGTCAGCGCCGCGCCGTCCTCGCCGGTGGCGGTCGCGATCGGCTCGACGTTGCCGAAGGCGACCTCCGCGCCCTGCACGTTGGCGGCGAAGTCGGTCAGGTCGGTGCCCGACCACCAGTCCTCCTCGCCGGTGATCTTGCCGGCGGCGACCTCGTCGAGCAGGCCGATCGCGCCGTTCGAGATGTCGCCGACCGAGACGGTGAAGTCGGGCGCGGCGACGAGGTCGTAGAGGTCCTGCACGTCGGAGACGAGACCGTCGGCGAACGCGGTCCGCTGCTCCGGGGTGGACCGCGCCCAGTCGAGCCAGGCGCTCGTGCCGTCGGAGTTCAGCGCGTCGGCGGCGGGGACCCAGAGGTCCTTCTCGATGCGGTGGAAGCCGGTCCAGTCCAGGCCCTCGGCGACGGCGTCGACCTCGCGGTAGTCGATCCTCGGGTCGAGGTCGCCGAAGGCCTCGGCGGTCGGCTCGATGCGCTCGTAGAAGACGCGGGTCGCGGCGAAGAGGCTGCGGGCCTTCTCGTCGTCACCGGCCGCGTAGGCGTCGGCGAAGGCCGTCACGGCGGGCAGCAGCTCGCCGGACTGCGACTGCACGTAGGAGACGTAGTTGGTGACGGCGGCCTCGGTCGCGGCCTGCTCGTCGGCCGACTGCTCGGTCGCCTCGCCGGTCACGGTGAACTCGGCGAGCCCGACGGGCGCGCCGACCTGCTGGAACTTGCAGGCCGTGTAGTAGGTGCCGGGCTCGAGCTGGGCGACGTAGGAGACGCTCTGCCCGGGGGTCACGTTCTCCTTCTCGCCGACGATGCGCAGCTTGTCCTCGGCGAGGATCTCGAACTCGTTGACGTCCGAGCCGGTGTTCTCGAGCGCGAAGGTCACCGCACCCGCCTCGGCCGTCGCGGCGGACACCGCGCAGGCGCCGTCGTCGATCGCGACCTCGAGGGCCGCGGCGGAGGAGGCGGCCGGGGTGTTCGGCACGCAGCCGGCGAGGAGCAGGGCGAGAGCGCCGGCACCGGCGAGGCCGGTGGCGACGCGGGGGAGGCGGGGTCGAGTGCGCGAGGGCATGGTTCTCCTGGTGGTGGGAGGTCGTTCCGGCGGCGCCGGAGCGGGATCAGACGGAGGTGGCGACGGGCGCGGCGACCGGGGCCGCGCTGCCCCGTCGCGGCCGGCGGGAGCGGACCTGGCGGACGAACAGGGACCCGACCACGACGAGGTAGAGCAGCCAGGCGGAGAACTGCAGCGCCGTCGGCTCGGGGGTGTAGTTGAAGAGGCCGCCGAGGATCGCGGCGACCGTGGCGGGCAGGATCGGGCCCAGATCGAACAGCGGGGTGCCCCAGCCGGGCAGCAGCGCCGCCTCCTGCAGGTCGCCGACGCCGTAGAGCAGCACGCCGGCCGCGACCACGATGAGGAACCCGCCCGTCCACGTGAAGAAGCGGCCGAGGTCGATCCGGACGAAGCCGCGGAAGATCAGGTAGGAGGCGACGACCGCGCTGAGGATGCCGAGGAAGGCGCCGATCGTGCCGACCCAGGCGTCCGAGCCGGAGGAGGCGCTGCTCGAGGACACGCTCGCCCAGACGAACAGCGCGGTCTCGATCCCCTCGCGCCCGACGCTGACGAAGCCGAGCACGACGATCCCGAGGGCGGAGCCGCTGACCGCGGCGTCGAGCTTGGACTCCAGCTCGCCCTTCAGGCTGCGAGCGTTCGCGCCCATCCAGAAGATCATCCAGGTGACGAGTCCGACGGCCAGCAGCGAGAGGCCGCCGCCGAGCAGCTCCTGCGCGGTGAAGCTGAGCCCGTAGGGGCCCCAGGTCAGGATGGCGCCGGTGACGAGGGAGAGGACGACCGCGGCGGCGATGCCGGTCCAGAGCCGGGGGAGGACGTCGCGGCGCTGCAGCTTCGTCAGGTAGGCGACGAGGATGCCGACGACGAGTCCGGCTTCGAGGCCTTCGCGGAGGCCGATGAGGTAGTTTGCGAGCACGTGTGTTCTCTTCGTCGTCAGCGCGGGAGGACGGGGCGGTTCCCGCCCCCGGACCGCATCCTCAGGTAAGCCTTGCCTAACCCGAGGACGACTGTAGTGGCCGTCCGCTCGGCTGTCCAGACATGACGCCGCGCGCCCGATGTGCGGGCGCCGGGCGGACGATCCGGGGCGCTCCGGGCGAGGGCCCGCGGCGCACGAGAGCACACGACGGACGAGAGGCGGAGAGTGGACGCGAGTCGAGACGGCGCAGGCGAGCGGGTCGTGGCGGTGCACGCCCATCCCGACGACGAGACGATCACGATGGGCGGAACGCTCGCGAGACTCGTCGCGGACGGTGCCGCGGTCACCGTCGTCACCGCGACCCGCGGCGAGTGCGGCGAGGTCATCCCGACCGATCTCGCGCACCTCGAGGGCTCGGACGAGCTCGCCGCGCACCGCACCACCGAGCTGGTCGTCGCCCTCACCGCGCTCGGCGTCGCCGACCACCGCTTCCTCGGCGACCCCGCCGCCCGCGCGGCCGGCCTCGCCCCGCGGATCTACCGCGACTCCGGCATGCAGTGGGGCCCCGGACGCGTCCCGGTCCCGCTCGAGCCGGCGGACCCGCGCTCCTTCACCTCCGCACCCGAGGAGGAGGCGATCGCCGACCTCGTCGCCGTGCTCCTGCAGACCGGTGCGACCCTCGTCCTCTCCTACGACGCCGGCGGCGGCTACGGGCACCCCGACCACATCCGCGCCGCCCTGATCGCCTCGACGGCGGCCGAGCGACTCGGACTGCGCTGCCTCGCCGTGCTGCCCGAGTCCGCCCCGGCGGAGCCCGGCGACGTCGCGATCGAGCTGGACGAGGACGACTACGCGCGCAAGCGCGCCGCCCTCGAGGCGCACCGCACCCAGCTGGTCGTGGAGAGCGACGAGCTCCGCCTCTCCAGCGGGCCGCCGTTCGCGATCGGCCGCCTCGAGCGCTTCCGCCCCGAGGGGGCGCCGGTCCCGCCCGAGCCGGTCGCCGAGGAGCGGCCCGATCCGGTCACCCGCATCGTCTCGGGCGTGCTCTCCGTCGTCACCGGGGCGGTGGTCGGCGCGATCACGACCGTCGCGCACCAGAGCACGGTGAGCGTCGGCGAGGCGGTGATCCCGGTCGGCCTGGCCGTCTCGCTCGCGGCGGTGCTGCTGCTCCTGCTCGGTCTGCGTCTCGTGATGGTCGACCGCTTCGTCGCCTTCTGCACCGCGATGGGCCTGCTCGGCGCGATCGGGCTGCTCGCGCTGCGCAGCACCGGCGGCTCGGTCCTCGTGCCCGCCAACGGGCTCGGCGTCGTCTGGACCTTCGCGCCCGCGCTGATCGCCCTCGTGGTGATCGCCTGGCCCCGGGTCCGCACGCCGGCCGCTCCTGCTCCGGTGGAGCCCGCGGCCGACAGCACCGCCCCGCCGCTCCCCGTACGATAGAGACCACTGTTCGAAGGGACGTCCACGACCGTGACCTACGTGATCGCACTTCCGTGCGTCGATGTCAAAGACCGCGCCTGCATCGACGAATGCCCGGTCGACTGCATCTACGAAGGCGAGCGCTCGCTCTACATCCACCCCGACGAGTGCGTCGACTGCGGGGCGTGCGAGCCGGTGTGCCCCGTCGAGGCCATCTACTACGAGGACGACCTCCCCGAGGAGTGGTCCGACTACTACAAGGCCAACGTCGAGTTCTTCGACGAGATCGGCTCCCCGGGCGGAGCCGCGAAGATCGGAGTGATCGCGAA
Proteins encoded in this window:
- a CDS encoding ABC transporter ATP-binding protein → MTNTTPTTPKGPLLEVTDLEVGFQTGSGLVKALRGVSLTIEHGQTVAIVGESGSGKSTTAAAIIGLLPGSGKVTAGSVLFDGKDLAKATRTELEDIRGRRIGYVPQDPMSNLNPVWSIGFQVEETIKANGLASGRKEVRAKAIEVLQNAGLADAEKRLKQFPHQFSGGMRQRVLIGIGLAASPQLLIADEPTSALDVTVQRRILDHLETLTKTDGTALLFITHDLGLAAERAEKLIVMYKGRIVESGASVEVLQNPQHPYTQRLIAAAPSLASRRIQSTAGSATESVPGESAAVREVDLVGAAGAHHGGATTTARPMIELDGLTKVFKIRRGGLKAEDFTAVDDVSFAIPKGTTTALVGESGSGKSTIARLVLGLETATSGAITIDGRRTEKLKGKEMLALRRSMQPVFQDPYGSLDPLHNIGNTISEPLRVHKVGDRTSQRERVFELLDQVSLPRVIAGRYPNELSGGQRQRVAIARALALKPEIVVLDEAVSALDVLVQAQILRLLADLQAELGLTYLFITHDLAVVRVIADDVCVMQKGRIVEHASTDTVFESPEQEYTRELLAAIPGAGIEFAV
- a CDS encoding ABC transporter permease; translation: MLAYIVRRILQAVPVLIGTTFLIYFMVFAMPGNPLLSLFGDKTPNPALLARLEEQYHLNDPFFVQYLYYLGGVVRGDFGISFSGQSVNDILARTFPVTLTLAMMAIIIEIVLALTIGLISGLRKGSFFDASALVVSLLLVSVPIFVLCFIAQTFFAVQLGWFPPTVGGQATFERLLLPAIVLALFVVASAIRLTRGSVIETAGSDFVRTAYGKGLSRRRVIPVHILRNSLIPVTTQFGADFGLLIVGATVTEGIFNVPGVGNTLYQAIIRGERPTVVSFVTVMVLFYLVVNILVDLLYAVLDPRIRYAK
- a CDS encoding thioredoxin domain-containing protein, with translation MSGNSAKNQPTKRERQELARLEARERREQERRRKRRNRVLGQSGAAVGVLAVVALVAWNMWSQQEIASTGPANMLSDGIVLAGAESAVTPVTTAPLEAGEEPVPTDEAATRAGGVVTVDLYVDYLCPYCGQFETANAANLQSWLTQGAITLEIHPVAILDSSSAGSEYSSRAANAAACVADEDPDRFLAVHEALFAKQPAEGTTGLSDDELRALVTEAGVTDDDVLACITSGEFRPWVAAATKRATSGALANSSVAKLSSTPTVLVNGEQYTGKPDDADAFVAFITATLEAEGATPAPTPAG
- the efeB gene encoding iron uptake transporter deferrochelatase/peroxidase subunit, which translates into the protein MEPEQNTVGAADESGRPDEQPRRLSRRGLLGLVSAGTAGLAAGIGGTVAVTSATSATASSAATRVVPFFGANQAGITTAAQDRLHFAAFDLASSVTRDDLIELLQDWTLAAARLTQGLDVSEEGAVGGPDTAPPDDTGEALGLDASSLTLTFGFGPTLFTDESGADRFGLADRRPAELAALPRFRGDALVPSAGGGDLCIQACADDPQVAVHAIRNLSRIAFGRASLRWSQLGFGRTSSTSTAQATPRNLFGFKDGTANVKSEEPDAVQEHVWVQDADGPAWLAGGSYLVARKIRMIIETWDRSQLGEQERVIGRSKGSGAPLSGGGEFTEPDFAAAGATGAPLVDEQSHVRLAHPTVNNGVRLLRRGYNFVDGNDELGRLNAGLFFLSFQRSPEQFIAIQKNLAGDALNEYIKHVGSAVFAVPPGVRDEGDFVGSGLFA
- the efeO gene encoding iron uptake system protein EfeO, with amino-acid sequence MPSRTRPRLPRVATGLAGAGALALLLAGCVPNTPAASSAAALEVAIDDGACAVSAATAEAGAVTFALENTGSDVNEFEILAEDKLRIVGEKENVTPGQSVSYVAQLEPGTYYTACKFQQVGAPVGLAEFTVTGEATEQSADEQAATEAAVTNYVSYVQSQSGELLPAVTAFADAYAAGDDEKARSLFAATRVFYERIEPTAEAFGDLDPRIDYREVDAVAEGLDWTGFHRIEKDLWVPAADALNSDGTSAWLDWARSTPEQRTAFADGLVSDVQDLYDLVAAPDFTVSVGDISNGAIGLLDEVAAGKITGEEDWWSGTDLTDFAANVQGAEVAFGNVEPIATATGEDGAALTADIGRRFAELDAMLAQYGSIDSGFVAYSSVTAEQKKELSDQVNALSEPLSQLTHTVLGVEEPAE
- a CDS encoding ABC transporter permease — encoded protein: MPNEFSGGAQKARRIDHFVAPLEETPIATIDAVSLDDKPSNLWTDAWQDLRKRPMFWISGALILLIIAVALIPSLFTSVDPRACDLGLSNQGPGDGSVLGYTKQGCDVYSRIIHGTSTSLSVGLIVILITTLTGVVGGALAGFFGGWVDTVIMRAGDIFFSIPYILAAVVIMSVFSAHRNVFVIALAIGAFAWPTTARVLRSEVLRVKQSDFVGAATATGLSRMAILFRHVLPNSIAPVIVVTTISLGAAITAEATLSFLGVGLPGSVMSWGNDISQAQRDLRTNPQTLIYPSAALTITVLSFILMGEALRDALDPKARALR
- the typA gene encoding translational GTPase TypA gives rise to the protein MASATRSDLRNVAIVAHVDHGKTTLVDAMLKQTNSFDAHAHVDERAMDSNELEREKGITILAKNTAVSYSGKHAVDGPITINVIDTPGHADFGGEVERGLSMVDGVCLLVDASEGPLPQTRFVLRKALEAKLPVILLVNKTDRPDARIDEVVAESQDLLLGLASDMADDVPDLDLDAILDVPVVYASGKAGRASANKPEDGTLPDAEDLEPLFEAILKHIPAPTFDDEAPLQAHVTNLDASPFLGRLALLRVFNGTIKKGQTVAWVHHDGSHTNARITELLITKALDRYPAETAGPGDIVAIAGFPEITIGETIADPEDIRPLPAITVDDPAISMTIGTNTSPLVGKVKGHKLTARMVKDRLDRELIGNVSLKVLDIGRPDSWEVQGRGELALAILVEQMRREGFELTVGKPQVVTRQVDGKVHEPFEHLTIDAPEEYLGAITQLLAARKGRMENMANHGTGWVRMEFTVPSRGLIGFRTEFLTTTRGTGIANAILHGYEQWAGAIVTRNNGSIVADRTGVVTPFAIIALQERMTFFVNPTEEVYEGMVIGENSRNDDMDVNITKEKKLTNMRQSTSDTFESMTPSRQLTLEECLEFAREDECVEVTPEIVRIRKVELDANARARATSRLKKQA
- the efeU gene encoding iron uptake transporter permease EfeU; its protein translation is MLANYLIGLREGLEAGLVVGILVAYLTKLQRRDVLPRLWTGIAAAVVLSLVTGAILTWGPYGLSFTAQELLGGGLSLLAVGLVTWMIFWMGANARSLKGELESKLDAAVSGSALGIVVLGFVSVGREGIETALFVWASVSSSSASSGSDAWVGTIGAFLGILSAVVASYLIFRGFVRIDLGRFFTWTGGFLIVVAAGVLLYGVGDLQEAALLPGWGTPLFDLGPILPATVAAILGGLFNYTPEPTALQFSAWLLYLVVVGSLFVRQVRSRRPRRGSAAPVAAPVATSV